In a genomic window of Ipomoea triloba cultivar NCNSP0323 chromosome 3, ASM357664v1:
- the LOC116012077 gene encoding uncharacterized protein LOC116012077: MGSLEEEILLQMVNDFIELGSSPTRDTNTTTTVTPDHHDHTKCYILQEIVESRNGVESRVVESVLKHMRDKMECDDEKSCGLKKWLVKRLRMDGFSASLCHSSWPTTLSCPGGAYEYIEVVVEAKQRVIIDIDFKSQFEVARPTASYKRLLNILPQIFVGEEDKLRRTLSILCSEAKCSLTQNGLHIPPWRTATYMHSKWLSSTDRDTPQVMLKLTHVASALSSAQLISPITTQSCC, from the exons ATGGGTAGCTTAGAAGAGGAGATTTTGCTACAAATGGTTAACGACTTCATAGAATTAGGATCCTCCCCGACAAGGGATACAAATACAACCACGACAGTTACTCCTGACCACCATGATCATACTAAATGTTATATTTTACAG GAGATAGTGGAGAGCAGGAATGGCGTTGAGAGTAGAGTTGTGGAGAGTGTTTTGAAGCACATGAGAGACAAAATGGAGTGTGATGATGAGAAATCATGCGGCTTGAAGAAATGGCTAGTCAAACGTTTGAGAATGGATGGTTTCAGTGCTTCCTTGTGCCACTCTTCATGGCCTACAACTTTGAGTTGCCCCGGTG GCGCTTATGAGTATATTGAAGTTGTGGTTGAGGCAAAGCAGAGGGTGATAATAGACATAGATTTCAAGTCCCAATTTGAAGTAGCGAGGCCTACAGCTTCATACAAGAGGCTACTAAACATACTTCCCCAGATttttgttggagaagaagacAAACTACGTCGGACACTCTCAATTCTTTGCTCAGAAGCAAAGTGCTCTCTCACACAAAATGGTCTGCACATTCCACCATGGAGGACTGCCACTTACATGCACTCCAAATGGCTCTCTTCTACGGATAGGGATACTCCGCAAGTAATGCTGAAGCTCACCCATGTTGCCTCTGCCTTGTCGTCTGCACAATTAATTTCACCCATCACCACACAAAGCTGCTGCTAA